The Gemmatimonadaceae bacterium genome window below encodes:
- the sufB gene encoding Fe-S cluster assembly protein SufB translates to MSSSIDSLVAKEYQYGFVTDVEADTIPPGLSDDVVRLISQKKHEPEFMLNWRLKAFRRWQTMREPHWPNVHYEPIDYQKASYYSAPTSVKPKQSLDEVDPELLKTYAKLGIPLQEQKLLAGVAVDAIFDSVSVGTTMREQLSEHGIIFCSLGDAIQNHPDLVEKYLGSVVPYSDNFFAALNSAVFSDGSFVYVPKGVRCPIELSTYFRINAADTGQFERTLIVADEGAYVSYLEGCTAPKRSTNQLHAAVVELVALKGATIKYSTVQNWYAGDKEGVGGIYNFVTKRGKAFENAKISWTQVETGSAITWKYPSVILQGDNSVGEFYSVAVVNNYQQADTGTKMLHLGKNTKSNIVSKGISAGHGNNSYRGRVYVAPKATGARNYTQCDSMLVGNQCGAHTFPYIEVKNNTAQVEHEASTSKIGEDQIFYLKQRGLSAEQAVSMIVSGFCKEVFKELPMEFALEAQQLLGITLEGSVG, encoded by the coding sequence ATGAGTTCGTCCATCGATTCCCTGGTCGCCAAGGAATATCAGTACGGCTTCGTCACCGACGTCGAGGCGGACACGATTCCGCCCGGTCTGAGCGATGACGTGGTGCGTCTGATTTCGCAGAAAAAGCACGAGCCGGAGTTCATGTTGAACTGGCGGCTCAAGGCGTTCCGGCGCTGGCAGACGATGCGCGAGCCGCATTGGCCGAACGTCCATTACGAGCCGATCGACTACCAGAAGGCGAGCTACTACTCGGCGCCCACGTCGGTCAAGCCCAAGCAGTCCCTGGACGAAGTGGATCCGGAACTGCTCAAGACCTACGCCAAGCTCGGCATTCCGCTGCAGGAGCAGAAGCTGCTGGCCGGCGTGGCCGTGGACGCGATCTTCGACTCGGTGTCGGTGGGCACGACGATGCGCGAACAGCTCTCCGAGCATGGGATCATCTTCTGCTCGTTGGGCGACGCCATCCAGAACCATCCGGACCTGGTGGAGAAGTACCTGGGCTCCGTGGTGCCCTACAGCGACAATTTCTTCGCGGCGCTCAACTCGGCGGTGTTCTCCGACGGGTCGTTCGTGTACGTGCCCAAGGGGGTGCGGTGCCCGATCGAGCTGTCCACGTACTTCCGCATCAATGCAGCCGACACCGGCCAGTTCGAGCGGACGCTGATCGTGGCCGATGAGGGGGCGTACGTGAGCTACCTCGAGGGGTGCACGGCGCCCAAGCGGTCGACGAACCAACTGCACGCGGCGGTGGTGGAGCTCGTCGCGCTCAAGGGCGCGACGATCAAGTACTCGACGGTGCAGAACTGGTACGCCGGGGACAAGGAAGGCGTGGGCGGCATCTACAACTTCGTCACCAAGCGGGGCAAGGCGTTCGAGAACGCCAAGATCTCGTGGACGCAGGTGGAGACCGGCTCGGCCATCACGTGGAAGTATCCGAGCGTCATCCTGCAGGGCGACAACTCGGTGGGCGAGTTTTACTCGGTGGCGGTGGTGAACAATTACCAGCAAGCCGACACGGGCACCAAGATGCTGCACCTGGGCAAGAACACGAAGAGCAACATCGTGTCCAAGGGGATCAGCGCCGGACACGGGAACAACTCGTATCGCGGCCGCGTGTACGTGGCGCCCAAGGCCACCGGGGCGCGCAACTACACGCAGTGCGATTCGATGCTCGTGGGGAACCAGTGCGGAGCGCACACGTTTCCGTACATCGAAGTGAAGAACAACACCGCGCAGGTGGAGCACGAGGCGAGCACGTCGAAGATCGGGGAGGATCAGATCTTCTATCTCAAGCAGCGCGGACTATCGGCCGAACAGGCCGTTTCGATGATCGTGAGCGGCTTCTGTAAAGAGGTGTTCAAGGAGCTGCCCATGGAGTTCGCCTTGGAGGCACAACAGCTCCTGGGGATCACGTTGGAAGGAAGCGTCGGGTAA
- the sufC gene encoding Fe-S cluster assembly ATPase SufC, with the protein MLDIHGLHAAVGQKEILKGIDLTVRAGEVHAVMGPNGSGKSTLAQVLAGNPMYEVSAGTVTYEGRDLLEMQPEERAQAGIFLAFQYPVEIPGVSNAYFFRAAYNEIRKARGEEEVDPLEFAGIMDEKLKLVEMDPAMLSRSVNAGFSGGEKKRNEILQMAVLEPKLAILDETDSGLDIDALRIVADGVNKLKRPDNATIVVTHYQRLLNYIVPDYVHVLANGRIVKSGGKELALELEEKGYDWITGGTPAGVGA; encoded by the coding sequence ATGCTTGACATACACGGCCTCCATGCGGCGGTAGGCCAGAAAGAAATCCTCAAAGGAATAGATCTGACCGTTCGCGCCGGCGAAGTGCATGCGGTAATGGGCCCCAACGGCTCGGGCAAGAGCACGCTTGCCCAGGTGCTGGCCGGTAACCCGATGTACGAGGTTTCGGCGGGGACGGTCACGTACGAGGGCCGCGACCTGCTCGAGATGCAGCCCGAAGAGCGGGCGCAGGCCGGCATCTTCCTCGCGTTCCAGTACCCGGTGGAGATCCCGGGCGTGTCGAACGCCTATTTCTTCCGCGCCGCCTATAACGAAATCCGGAAGGCGCGAGGTGAGGAGGAGGTCGATCCGCTCGAGTTCGCCGGTATCATGGACGAGAAGCTCAAGTTGGTGGAGATGGATCCGGCCATGCTCAGCCGGTCCGTGAACGCCGGCTTCTCTGGCGGCGAGAAGAAGCGCAACGAGATCCTGCAAATGGCGGTGCTCGAACCCAAGCTCGCGATCCTGGATGAGACCGACTCGGGGCTGGACATCGACGCTCTTCGCATCGTGGCCGACGGTGTGAACAAGCTCAAGCGCCCAGACAACGCGACCATCGTCGTCACGCATTATCAGCGGCTGCTCAACTACATCGTGCCCGACTACGTGCACGTCCTGGCCAACGGGCGCATCGTGAAGTCCGGGGGTAAGGAATTGGCGCTGGAGCTCGAGGAGAAGGGCTACGATTGGATCACGGGCGGCACGCCGGCGGGAGTCGGCGCGTGA
- the sufD gene encoding Fe-S cluster assembly protein SufD — translation MTHAVEYVEQFRKFAANGGGEAPEWVHALRSSALERFTQLGFPTTKNEDWHFTSVAPIAERQFLPLTAVSGDVRRTDLEPYLFPDTDDWHLAVFVNGRFAPELSHLENLPDGVRVLPLARAWTEMPDLARLVGSVAPFDGQTFTALNTAFLNDGAVVHVAGDRVVEHPIHLMFVTDRHAANGVSYPRNLIVAERHARATVIESYVGLGDAEYFTNAVSEVVLEAGATLTHTKLQRESVRAYHVGTIETRQGRDSHYVSFSLATGGALARTNIGTLLGGEGCGATLNGLYMLDGAQHSDHQTRIEHAQPNCFSRELYKGVLDGESHGVFNGKVYVHPIAQKTDGKQTNNTLLLSERAQIDTKPQLEIFADDVKCTHGATVGRLDDVSLFYMKSRGIGAEEARKLLTYAFAADVLETIENDAVRDGLEAMTMARFTGVV, via the coding sequence GTGACGCACGCGGTGGAGTACGTGGAGCAGTTCCGGAAATTCGCGGCAAACGGCGGGGGCGAGGCGCCGGAGTGGGTGCACGCGCTGCGCAGCTCCGCGCTCGAGCGGTTCACGCAGCTCGGCTTCCCGACCACGAAGAACGAAGACTGGCACTTCACGAGCGTGGCTCCGATCGCGGAGCGGCAGTTCCTACCGCTCACGGCGGTGAGCGGCGACGTGCGGCGTACCGACCTCGAGCCGTATCTCTTTCCCGACACCGACGACTGGCATCTGGCGGTGTTCGTGAATGGCCGGTTCGCGCCCGAGCTCTCACATCTGGAGAATCTGCCCGACGGGGTGCGCGTCCTGCCGCTGGCGCGCGCCTGGACCGAGATGCCGGACCTGGCCCGCCTCGTGGGCAGCGTGGCGCCGTTCGATGGGCAGACGTTCACGGCGCTCAACACCGCATTCCTGAACGACGGCGCCGTGGTGCACGTGGCGGGCGACCGCGTGGTCGAGCATCCGATCCATCTGATGTTCGTGACCGACCGCCACGCGGCCAACGGCGTATCGTATCCACGCAATCTGATCGTCGCCGAGCGTCATGCCCGGGCGACGGTGATCGAGAGCTATGTCGGGCTCGGCGACGCCGAGTACTTCACCAACGCGGTGAGTGAGGTCGTACTCGAAGCCGGCGCCACCCTGACCCACACCAAGCTCCAGCGCGAATCGGTGCGGGCGTATCACGTCGGCACGATCGAGACCCGGCAGGGGCGGGACAGCCATTACGTCTCGTTCTCGTTGGCCACCGGCGGCGCCCTGGCCCGCACCAACATCGGCACCCTGCTCGGCGGCGAGGGGTGCGGCGCCACGCTCAATGGGCTCTACATGCTCGACGGCGCACAGCACTCCGATCACCAGACCCGTATCGAGCACGCGCAGCCGAACTGCTTCAGCCGGGAGCTGTACAAGGGCGTGCTGGATGGCGAGTCGCACGGCGTGTTCAACGGCAAGGTGTACGTGCACCCGATCGCACAGAAGACCGACGGCAAGCAGACCAACAACACGCTGCTGCTGTCGGAGCGTGCGCAGATCGACACCAAGCCGCAGCTGGAGATCTTCGCCGACGATGTGAAGTGCACCCATGGCGCCACCGTGGGCCGGCTGGACGACGTCTCGCTGTTCTATATGAAGAGCCGCGGCATCGGGGCCGAGGAAGCGCGGAAGCTGCTGACCTACGCGTTCGCAGCCGACGTGCTCGAGACGATCGAGAACGACGCCGTGCGGGACGGGCTGGAAGCGATGACGATGGCTAGGTTTACCGGGGTGGTGTAG
- a CDS encoding SUF system NifU family Fe-S cluster assembly protein encodes MSLDSLYQEIILEHNRKPRNFRVMPDANRRVEGNNPLCGDQVTLWLKLDGDRVADVSFQGLGCAISKASASMMTAAVKGKTVAQARTLAEQMHDMLTGRLDVEKERESLGSLAALSGVSRFPMRVKCASMAWHALESALDEGNAAAIVPGSPS; translated from the coding sequence ATGTCCCTCGACTCGCTGTATCAGGAAATCATCCTCGAGCACAACCGCAAGCCGCGGAATTTCCGCGTCATGCCGGATGCGAATCGCAGGGTCGAGGGCAACAATCCCCTGTGCGGCGATCAGGTGACGCTCTGGCTCAAGCTCGACGGCGACCGCGTGGCGGATGTGAGCTTCCAGGGACTCGGCTGCGCGATCTCCAAGGCCTCGGCCTCGATGATGACCGCCGCCGTGAAAGGCAAGACCGTGGCCCAGGCGAGGACGCTCGCGGAGCAGATGCACGACATGCTGACCGGCAGGCTCGATGTCGAGAAGGAACGCGAGTCGCTGGGATCGCTGGCCGCGTTGAGCGGTGTGTCGCGGTTCCCCATGCGGGTCAAGTGCGCGAGCATGGCGTGGCACGCCCTTGAGTCGGCGCTCGACGAGGGCAACGCGGCGGCCATCGTGCCGGGCTCACCCTCGTGA
- a CDS encoding Rieske (2Fe-2S) protein: MSDFQPVADLADLPEGGLMAVKNAAGEAVCLANVKGHVSAMVDCCTHAEFPLSDGVIHADGTVECVWHGARFDCATGAACKGPAVDAVMTYDVRVEDGKILVGPKRRIGAEVAG, from the coding sequence GTGAGCGACTTCCAGCCGGTGGCCGATCTTGCCGACCTGCCCGAGGGCGGGCTCATGGCCGTGAAGAACGCGGCGGGCGAGGCCGTCTGTCTGGCCAACGTGAAGGGTCACGTGTCGGCCATGGTCGATTGCTGCACCCATGCGGAGTTCCCGTTGTCGGACGGGGTAATCCACGCCGACGGGACCGTGGAGTGCGTGTGGCACGGCGCACGGTTCGACTGTGCCACAGGTGCGGCGTGCAAGGGCCCGGCGGTGGATGCCGTGATGACGTACGACGTGCGGGTCGAAGATGGGAAGATCCTGGTGGGGCCCAAGCGGCGCATCGGCGCCGAGGTGGCCGGATGA
- a CDS encoding SufS family cysteine desulfurase has protein sequence MTTLKAVAAAQAEFASRRADFPLLAKNLGLHYLDSAATAQKPAVVLDAIREYYETDYANPHRGAYDLSARSTERYDRARKRVAKFIGVKDADTVIFTRGTTESLNLVASAWGRVNVNAGDEIVITGLEHHANFVPWQQLAIERGAVLRICELTDDGRIDLAQLRALVGERTRVVAFSHVSNALGTINPVKEIAAIARAVGALVVCDGAQAAPHLALSVDELGVDFYAFSGHKMCGPMGIGGLVGRRPILESMPPYQMGGDMIEFVYDDRSTWNVLPHKFEAGTPNVAGAVGLAAACEYLGGIGMAAVRAHEQALLQMAQDMLGAIPGVKIYGPASVADRSGVASFTLHGVHPHDLATILDQDGVCVRAGHHCAQPLMRRLKVPATARASVYVYNDGRDIAALRDGVTRAKALFG, from the coding sequence ATGACGACCCTCAAGGCCGTGGCGGCGGCGCAGGCCGAGTTCGCATCCCGACGGGCCGACTTCCCGCTGCTCGCGAAGAACCTCGGGCTGCACTATCTGGACTCGGCGGCCACGGCGCAGAAACCGGCCGTGGTGCTCGACGCCATTCGCGAGTACTACGAGACCGACTACGCCAATCCGCATCGCGGGGCGTACGATCTGTCGGCGCGGTCCACGGAGCGGTACGATCGCGCGCGGAAGCGCGTGGCGAAGTTCATCGGCGTGAAGGATGCCGACACGGTGATCTTCACGCGCGGCACCACCGAGTCGCTGAACCTCGTGGCGAGCGCCTGGGGGCGGGTGAACGTGAACGCCGGCGACGAGATCGTGATCACCGGCCTGGAGCATCACGCGAACTTCGTGCCCTGGCAGCAGCTGGCGATCGAGCGCGGGGCCGTGCTGCGGATCTGCGAGTTGACCGACGACGGGCGCATCGACCTGGCGCAGCTACGAGCGCTGGTGGGTGAGCGGACGCGGGTCGTGGCGTTCAGCCATGTGTCGAACGCGTTGGGGACGATCAATCCGGTGAAGGAGATCGCGGCCATCGCGCGGGCCGTCGGAGCACTCGTGGTATGCGACGGGGCGCAGGCAGCCCCGCATCTCGCGCTGAGCGTCGATGAACTGGGCGTGGATTTCTACGCGTTCAGCGGGCACAAGATGTGCGGCCCGATGGGGATCGGCGGGCTTGTGGGACGCCGTCCGATCCTGGAGTCGATGCCGCCGTATCAGATGGGCGGCGACATGATCGAGTTCGTGTACGACGACCGGAGCACGTGGAACGTACTCCCGCACAAATTCGAGGCCGGGACGCCGAACGTCGCGGGTGCGGTTGGGCTCGCGGCGGCTTGCGAGTATCTGGGCGGGATCGGAATGGCGGCGGTGCGGGCCCATGAGCAGGCGCTGCTGCAGATGGCGCAGGACATGCTCGGGGCGATCCCCGGCGTCAAGATCTACGGGCCGGCGTCAGTGGCCGATCGGAGCGGCGTGGCGAGTTTCACGCTCCACGGGGTTCATCCGCATGATCTGGCAACGATTCTGGATCAGGATGGGGTGTGCGTGCGGGCGGGGCATCACTGCGCACAGCCGTTGATGCGAAGGCTCAAGGTGCCGGCGACGGCGCGGGCGAGCGTGTACGTGTACAACGACGGTCGAGATATTGCCGCGCTCAGGGATGGTGTCACGAGGGCCAAGGCGCTGTTCGGCTGA
- a CDS encoding ABC transporter ATP-binding protein, translating into MIRLDRVTARVGGFALREMSFDIDQGTYGVVIGPAGSGKTTLLETIAGIVPVVSGTVSLRGADVTQQAPELRRIGIVYQHAYLFPHLSVADNVAYGADDARLAAEMVKRFGLDALLRRDVRSLSGGERQLVALARALATEPDILLLDEPFAALDPRTRIVVRRQVRALHTEREMTVLHVTHDFNEAGRLGHRVVLLERGRVLQVGSPDDLFRRPASPAVAEFIGAENVVPGRVRGVESENGADRVVEFMSGALVLHAVSDMPEGEAHAVIRADEIALSPERRESSMRNQLDARVVELASFGVLTHVTVAAGGVELVAAITTRSADELGLAPGVPVVAALKATAVHLC; encoded by the coding sequence ATGATCCGGCTCGACCGCGTCACCGCCAGGGTGGGCGGATTCGCTCTGCGCGAGATGTCGTTCGATATCGACCAGGGCACTTATGGCGTGGTGATCGGTCCGGCCGGGTCGGGCAAGACGACGCTTCTCGAAACGATCGCCGGCATCGTGCCGGTGGTATCGGGCACCGTCTCGCTGCGCGGCGCCGACGTCACCCAGCAGGCGCCGGAATTGCGGCGCATCGGCATCGTGTACCAGCACGCGTACCTCTTTCCGCATCTCTCCGTAGCCGACAACGTGGCTTATGGGGCCGATGACGCGCGGCTGGCCGCCGAGATGGTGAAGCGGTTTGGCCTCGACGCGCTGCTCCGGCGCGACGTGCGGTCGCTGAGCGGGGGTGAGCGTCAGCTCGTCGCGCTCGCCCGAGCGCTCGCCACGGAGCCCGACATTCTGCTGCTCGACGAGCCGTTCGCGGCGCTCGATCCGCGGACGCGCATCGTCGTGCGGCGCCAAGTGCGCGCGCTGCACACCGAGCGTGAGATGACCGTGCTGCACGTGACCCACGACTTCAACGAGGCGGGACGGCTCGGCCATCGCGTGGTGCTGCTCGAACGGGGTCGCGTATTGCAGGTGGGCTCGCCCGACGATCTGTTCCGGCGTCCGGCGTCGCCCGCCGTGGCCGAGTTCATCGGCGCCGAGAACGTGGTGCCGGGCCGCGTGCGCGGCGTGGAGAGCGAGAACGGGGCCGATCGTGTGGTGGAATTCATGAGCGGCGCCCTGGTGCTTCACGCCGTGAGCGACATGCCCGAGGGCGAAGCGCACGCCGTGATCCGTGCCGACGAGATCGCGCTTTCTCCCGAGCGGCGGGAGTCATCCATGCGCAATCAGTTGGACGCGCGGGTGGTGGAACTCGCATCGTTCGGCGTCCTGACGCACGTGACCGTCGCGGCGGGGGGCGTGGAGTTGGTGGCGGCGATCACCACGCGTTCGGCGGATGAACTGGGGTTGGCGCCTGGCGTCCCGGTGGTGGCCGCGCTCAAGGCCACCGCGGTGCATCTGTGTTGA
- a CDS encoding ABC transporter permease codes for MSRPERGRGVQRAATIVTAACGSLLLLFLVAPLAGIVGGWGLQGLRALGSDAELRASLWLTLVAATLATLLGAAGGVPLAYALSRKRFRGRGLVAALLDLPLVVPHPVAGIALLLLLGRDTPLGKAMLTAGLEITGSRTGIVCAMMFVSAPLLVSAAREAFDRVDPRLEAVARTLGDTPWRAVRRVTLPLAARGLLAAGVVMWARAISEFGAIIVLTYNPKVASVLSYERFTAYGLKSALPVAAVLVLLALVPITVLRTVHAPDSLPERRG; via the coding sequence ATGTCACGCCCTGAGCGTGGCCGCGGCGTACAGCGTGCGGCGACGATCGTCACCGCGGCGTGCGGGTCGCTGCTGCTGCTCTTTCTCGTGGCGCCGCTCGCCGGCATCGTCGGCGGTTGGGGGCTGCAGGGGCTGCGCGCCCTCGGCAGCGACGCCGAGCTGAGAGCCTCGCTCTGGCTCACCCTCGTCGCGGCCACGCTGGCCACGCTGCTCGGCGCCGCGGGGGGTGTGCCGCTGGCGTACGCGCTTTCGCGCAAGCGATTTCGCGGCCGAGGCCTCGTTGCGGCGCTGCTCGACTTGCCGCTGGTCGTGCCGCACCCCGTGGCTGGCATCGCGCTCCTGCTGCTGCTCGGCCGCGATACCCCGCTGGGCAAGGCGATGCTCACCGCCGGGCTCGAGATCACGGGGTCGCGCACCGGCATCGTGTGCGCGATGATGTTCGTGTCGGCGCCACTGCTGGTGAGCGCAGCGCGCGAAGCGTTCGACCGGGTGGATCCACGGCTCGAAGCGGTGGCCCGCACGCTGGGTGACACGCCCTGGCGCGCCGTGCGGCGCGTGACGCTTCCACTGGCGGCGCGCGGGCTCCTCGCGGCCGGTGTCGTGATGTGGGCCCGAGCGATCAGTGAATTCGGGGCAATCATCGTCCTGACCTACAATCCGAAGGTCGCGAGCGTGCTCAGCTACGAGCGGTTCACCGCCTACGGACTCAAGAGCGCGTTGCCGGTGGCCGCCGTGCTCGTGCTGTTGGCCCTCGTCCCCATCACCGTGCTGCGTACGGTGCACGCTCCCGATTCGCTTCCGGAGCGCCGAGGATGA
- a CDS encoding extracellular solute-binding protein: MTRNGQILALLLVAAATACDGARPGTATAGRDTVVVYAAASLASPLRTLADTYAATTGTVSQIEIGGSLDHARKLTELHRIPDVLVLADYEVLASLMPKYVHWYLAFANNRMVIAYNDRSRGSARINTANWPDVLAAPGVSIGRPDPSIAPAGYRALIMLQLAERTMRRPGLAARVLANAGPRYMRPNAAELAALLDAGEVDYIIDYESVARAHHFPYVSLPVTIDLSDPTMAGQYAAASVRVRGANGDTVTMRGKPILYALAIPDSAPHPAAARRWVAELLGATGRRDMAEAFVTMLANPRLVGTGAPPEVTAHVTP; this comes from the coding sequence ATGACTCGAAACGGACAGATCCTCGCATTGCTCCTCGTCGCCGCGGCGACGGCGTGTGACGGGGCGCGACCCGGCACCGCGACCGCCGGCCGCGACACGGTGGTCGTGTACGCCGCGGCCAGCCTCGCCAGCCCACTTCGTACGCTCGCCGATACCTACGCCGCAACGACCGGCACGGTTTCGCAGATCGAGATCGGCGGGTCGCTGGACCACGCCCGCAAGCTCACCGAGCTGCACCGCATTCCCGACGTGCTGGTGCTGGCCGACTACGAGGTGCTTGCGTCGTTGATGCCCAAGTACGTCCATTGGTATCTGGCGTTCGCCAACAACCGCATGGTGATCGCCTACAACGACCGGTCGCGCGGCAGCGCCAGGATCAACACCGCCAACTGGCCCGACGTGCTGGCCGCGCCGGGCGTGTCGATCGGCCGTCCCGATCCTTCCATCGCGCCGGCGGGCTACCGCGCCCTGATCATGTTGCAGCTCGCCGAACGGACGATGCGCCGTCCCGGACTGGCCGCCCGCGTCCTCGCCAACGCCGGCCCACGGTACATGCGGCCCAACGCCGCCGAGCTGGCGGCGCTGCTCGACGCCGGCGAAGTGGACTACATCATCGACTACGAATCGGTGGCGCGGGCGCATCACTTCCCGTATGTGTCGCTCCCCGTCACCATCGATCTCAGCGATCCCACGATGGCCGGCCAGTATGCCGCGGCGTCGGTACGCGTCCGTGGGGCGAACGGCGACACCGTGACGATGCGGGGGAAGCCCATCCTGTACGCGCTCGCCATTCCGGACAGCGCGCCGCATCCCGCAGCCGCTCGCCGTTGGGTGGCCGAGTTGCTCGGCGCAACGGGCCGGCGCGACATGGCGGAGGCGTTCGTGACCATGCTTGCCAATCCGCGGCTGGTGGGCACCGGCGCTCCACCCGAGGTCACGGCGCATGTCACGCCCTGA
- a CDS encoding ATP-binding cassette domain-containing protein, translated as MSDFAIDIRHVVKRYEEHVAVRDFSLQVPRGVVYGLLGPNGAGKTTTIRMVLDVIEPDEGSITLLGQPVRGTTVLDRVGYLPEERGLYKKMQVRRVLKFLAELKGVDGRTADGRIDEWLERLQLRTPEKDWGLAKIDELSRGMQQKVQFISTLLHDPDVVILDEPFSGLDPINAQALKDTVIELKQRGKTVIFSTHMMDNAERICDSVCIIARGEKVLDGRVADVKAEHGVRNVALALDGGARDAVMAVLADRSLVARYDDENQYFEVEMAAGANPQDLLQRLVRGGAALSRFELIQPSLHQIFLDRVGATDVEPGMSGHG; from the coding sequence ATGTCTGATTTCGCGATCGACATCCGCCACGTGGTCAAGCGCTACGAGGAGCACGTCGCGGTGCGCGATTTCTCGCTCCAGGTGCCGCGCGGCGTGGTGTACGGCCTGCTCGGCCCCAATGGCGCGGGAAAGACCACCACCATCCGCATGGTGCTCGACGTCATCGAACCCGACGAGGGCTCGATCACCCTGCTCGGCCAGCCCGTGCGCGGCACGACAGTGCTGGATCGCGTGGGCTACCTACCCGAAGAGCGCGGCCTGTACAAGAAGATGCAGGTACGCCGCGTTCTGAAGTTCCTGGCCGAACTGAAGGGCGTGGACGGCCGCACGGCGGACGGGCGCATCGACGAGTGGCTGGAACGGCTGCAGCTCCGGACGCCCGAGAAGGACTGGGGGCTGGCCAAGATCGACGAACTCTCGCGCGGCATGCAGCAGAAGGTGCAGTTCATCAGCACGCTGTTGCACGACCCCGACGTCGTGATCCTGGACGAGCCGTTCAGCGGCCTCGACCCGATCAACGCCCAGGCGCTCAAGGACACGGTGATCGAACTCAAGCAGCGCGGCAAGACGGTGATCTTCAGCACGCACATGATGGACAACGCCGAGCGCATCTGCGATTCGGTGTGCATCATCGCGCGCGGCGAGAAGGTGCTGGACGGCCGGGTGGCCGACGTCAAGGCGGAGCACGGCGTGCGCAACGTGGCGCTGGCGCTGGATGGCGGGGCGCGCGATGCCGTGATGGCGGTGCTCGCCGACCGGTCGCTGGTGGCCAGGTACGACGATGAGAACCAGTACTTCGAAGTCGAGATGGCGGCGGGCGCCAATCCGCAGGATCTGCTGCAGCGCCTGGTGCGCGGCGGCGCGGCGCTCAGCCGGTTCGAACTCATACAGCCGTCGCTGCATCAGATTTTCCTCGATCGGGTCGGCGCCACGGACGTCGAGCCAGGGATGAGTGGCCATGGGTAA
- a CDS encoding ABC transporter permease produces the protein MGKTLVVFKREYLERVRSKWFIVVTVLGPVFMGVITVLPAVLAARARSSPTLANVIVLDATSTDLGARVAKSLAATAPTSAAPRVETLTAEQLPAAVDSATQAVMRKDAQGYLVLDAGTIAGTSATYAGRNAASLTDVATITAMVRQNLLDMRLEKEGIDPGRVATLTAVKLNMKTDKISDKGIEAGGGMSSVVFGYLIAFILYFMIAIYGQNILRGVMEEKTTRVAEVVISSVKPDALLAGKILGVGSVALTQVFVWIAGGVAIYAFRGQIFAKFGIPAATTMSVTMPTVPLAVGLALLLFFIFGFMFYASLFAAVGAMVSNQEDVQQAQMPVMLLLVGSVIFMTPVLANPASTLAKVMSWLPFSAPIIMPMRMSLISISWTELAATLAGLVVACLVAIWVSARIYRVGLLMYGKRPSWGELVRWIRMA, from the coding sequence ATGGGTAAGACTCTCGTCGTGTTCAAGCGCGAGTACCTGGAGCGCGTACGATCCAAATGGTTCATCGTGGTCACCGTCCTCGGACCCGTGTTCATGGGCGTGATCACGGTACTCCCAGCCGTGCTGGCGGCGCGCGCGAGGTCGTCCCCGACATTGGCCAACGTCATCGTGCTCGACGCCACGAGCACGGACCTGGGGGCGCGCGTCGCCAAGTCGCTCGCGGCCACGGCGCCCACCAGTGCCGCACCGCGCGTGGAGACGCTGACGGCCGAGCAGTTGCCCGCCGCCGTGGATAGCGCCACGCAGGCGGTGATGCGCAAGGATGCCCAGGGCTATCTCGTGCTCGACGCGGGGACGATCGCCGGCACGTCCGCCACCTATGCGGGGCGGAACGCCGCGTCGCTGACCGATGTGGCCACCATCACGGCGATGGTGCGGCAGAACCTGCTCGACATGCGGTTGGAGAAGGAGGGCATCGACCCCGGCCGGGTAGCGACGCTCACCGCCGTGAAGCTCAACATGAAAACGGACAAGATCAGCGACAAGGGCATCGAGGCCGGCGGCGGCATGTCGAGCGTCGTGTTCGGATATCTCATCGCGTTCATTCTGTACTTCATGATCGCGATCTACGGACAGAACATCCTGCGCGGCGTCATGGAAGAGAAGACGACACGCGTGGCCGAGGTGGTGATTTCGAGCGTCAAGCCGGATGCGCTGCTGGCCGGCAAGATCCTCGGCGTGGGATCGGTGGCGCTCACACAGGTCTTCGTCTGGATTGCTGGCGGCGTGGCCATCTACGCGTTCCGTGGCCAGATCTTCGCCAAGTTCGGCATCCCGGCCGCCACCACGATGAGCGTCACGATGCCCACCGTACCGCTCGCCGTCGGGCTGGCGCTGCTGCTCTTCTTCATCTTCGGTTTCATGTTCTATGCGTCGCTGTTCGCCGCCGTGGGCGCGATGGTGAGCAACCAGGAAGACGTGCAGCAGGCGCAGATGCCGGTGATGCTACTGCTCGTCGGTTCGGTGATCTTCATGACACCGGTGCTCGCCAACCCGGCGAGCACGCTCGCCAAGGTCATGTCGTGGCTCCCCTTCTCGGCGCCGATCATCATGCCGATGCGGATGTCGCTCATCTCCATCTCGTGGACGGAGTTGGCGGCGACGCTGGCCGGCTTGGTGGTGGCGTGCCTCGTCGCGATCTGGGTGTCGGCCCGGATCTACCGGGTGGGACTGCTCATGTACGGCAAGCGGCCGTCATGGGGCGAGTTGGTGCGCTGGATCCGCATGGCCTGA